The region ATATCAAACGactaatacttttaaaaaacaGCACAAATGATTAAATGATGTTCGTTAGCGTAATCAATGAGCAAATTATTACAAACTTGGATTCAAAAGCcaaaatatgatcaaattaaaatttaaacagcAGGGTCGGCCTCCACTGCCATCACCACGTCCTCTTCACCCACAGGATCTTTACCATCAGTGGCAGTCACCTCTTCAACTTGTTCTGTACTTTAATCCACCTCATCCACGAAGCGGCCATTTACGACATCTTTGTTAACTTCATACTTTGAATCTGTCGCGTCCATTTCCTTGCAAAAGAAGGTCGCCTACCTCAAACCCTTGTGGAAACCATTTATGTGCTCTTGGATGATGTGATTCTTCAAGTCCTCAAGTTTGCTCTCAAGGCCGCTATTTTTCTCCTTTAGTTCTTCCTGGTGTTCTTCTAGCTCTTGGATCTTCATACTCATCTTTTTCTATGAACCCAGGCACCGAACCTACAAGGTACCTAGGCGTTTCCTTTCAGACATCCATTCCTCACGTTTTTTTCCCAAGCTGCCTTCTCCTCTTCATGTTTGGCCAACTGGATTTTTAATTCTTCTCGAAGCTCCTCCACTTTGGCCTTCCCTCCTCCCTTCAATTCCTTTTGTAACAAAGTGCCCACTCTGCAGCCAAGAATCACTACTTTACTATTAAACTTAAGCATGGTTTTAATCATAGCATTAGGCTCCATGTTGTCCATGGAGGAAATCACTTATTCTGGGAGATAAATGTCAATATCACGGTGCACAGTTGTTTCATGCCTCAGGCTTTTTCGTCCTAGAAGAAGATTTCAGCCCCAACAACATGCTCATGACCTTCTTCAGCTCCTTTCCAACACCATGCTTAATTGGAGCAGAGGCCTTCCTCTTAGACCCATTGTGAACATCAACTAATGACTCCTGCAAATTGGGAACTTTAGTATTCCATGCATTCTTGGCCTTCTCGGCCTGTTCTTTGCGCAAAGCCCTAAACAAGTTCAGGTTCTTCTTCCCTAATTGAGCCATATGACctaaaacataaacataaacgGTTATCTCTCTCACATAAAACATAgtggtaaaaataaaaaatgatacatTTTAAATCAACAAGAGGGTGCACAAATAAATAAACTCTagctaagcccttagtgggcagcTTATTGCTAAATCTCCCCAAGATCTCCATAACTCCTCTATCACTCGCCGATAACTCCTCCTTTTTCATATCTTTATACTGCCAAGGATTGTCAGTCCAACTAAAAGGAAACTTCGTACTCCCATCCTTGTTATAAAAATGTGAACGACCTTCCTCCTTAACAAGAACTTTAAAAAAGTCATCCTTGAAATGTTTGAACGATTATGAGAAAGCGTCTAACATGGTTATACTCGGACGACTTAGTAGCGACAACCATGTTACCAAACTCTTTGGACGAGTATCAAAAATATATAGGAAACACTGAGGAGAAGGAATAAGATATAGAGACTGGCATAACATGCAAAAAGCTTGAAGATAACCCTAGTTGTTAGGATGCAACTAGGTAGGCACGACGTTTAGTAGTCGGAGCACCCCCATCCTAAAATCGTCAAACGGAATCTGCATATGAAGTTGAGAgaaatggcacatgtacatataaaagaatcCCTCCTAGCCCCCCCTCCCCCCTTGATCATGGCAGACACAGTCGACAACGCTCACCTGCTCCAATGATATTATATTTGGCGGCGTACCCTCCTCAAGGACATGTATGCAATTCAACTAGATGTTCAGTATTTTGGACCACTTGCAGAGTGAATATTAAGTTCTCACTTTAGCAGCCACCCACTTGTATCTGGCCTTTGCCGACAAACTACTCTCAGCCACTTCCTTAGGCATATCCACCCTAGTCTCAAGAATTACTTCCATCGAAATTCTTCTCTTACCGACCAGATGGTCACTACCCTTATTCCCTGATTTTGCAATCCTACTACGTGACCCTGACGTAGACGTACTATCACTATCACTACACATACCTTGCAAAACACGAGAGCAGTATGGAAACCTTTGACATGACTTCATTACTTATCCTGCCAAAGGCTGGGGGGACTGGTGCACTATACTAGGCGGTTGGGGCCGATATGATTAACCACTTGTTCCCAACCGCCAACTTATTGTCCCAGTATCAATAGAACAATTGGTTAGCTatactgatgaaggattgacgtCAACTAAGGATGGAAGCACATTCTTaaaaagactaagcatgtttagaaaggaagttcattaatccttcatccatgttcattttttcattatgtttgaaattccctaagttgacttagttgaatcaatcttagttgacttgttgacctttgactaggtttgacttgttgactagagttgacttgacttaagccaacatgctaatccttatttatgtgttttgtagGTTTAAGTAAGGTTAATTATGGTGGGTGATGTAGTGCAACCTTAGTGGAGAAGTGGAGAAGTGGAGATGAGATGGAGCATAggtggaagagagagaaagggcaaaaagcataaagtaaaaggcataaagcaagtgtacctatgtacctttggtctcctttgtttttagcacactttgaccacttttagagacatatgagacacttTCTTAGTCTCCTTTAATGCTAGAACGAAtatagccttgcacacaccataattAGCTCTTTCGTCTctcattttgtaaccttatttgacctagtttctagaagttggggttaggtttttgtagagacatccttatgtatcttttattttcttataggCCACTAAATGCTTCTATTTAAGGGGTGCTCTaccacttgtacaagggttgaacattttgaaaacACTCTTATGTCTCAACCATTTCTGAGAGTTTTCTCCCTagagagtgaatacttttaagccttatcttacATGGCATGTGGCAGCACACATtcattcatcttcaaggttgccatgggttctagcctagccttgtagtggcgtgcttctcacatatttagcatttctttcctttccattttatgttttcttcttcatttaattattcttagttttctatggtttatgtgctttccatttcctttttgttttaaatcaatccatcatcttcttctcttgagctttgtgaaatgaaccttcacatttaaatagcatgctatcttaatgtctagtggggatttcacttagttttcttaatcaactcacaccatattcaataatcttaaaaagaaacaagataatcctttaTCATATACAAAAAGATCATGAATACATAGTGGCCCAAGCAGCATACAACCAAAAGCTGACTACTCCTAACTTAAGAAATAATGGTTAAACTCTCAAGATCAAGTCACATGTCTTGCACTGGACCCTAGCCCAGCCCTTTACAGGCCCATAAGTGGTCCACTAAGCCCAATAAAGGCCTAGCCCATAAATAAGCTAAAATGtgattaatactctataaatataGGTGGACCCTAGCAATTAAAGTGACGCAATTAATTAATTCACTAATTTgttatttgacttttgagagttTTTTTGCTAACTTGATCATCAGAGTCTTTTCCACAAATAATACCCAAATTGTCCAATCCGCCTACATTACAAGGACATACCTCAGTCGAGGAGTAGAGAAGTATCCATCCCAAGAATTTAATGATTAGGTAAGATTTAATTTTAGCTCCCTAATATTCTGTTATTGTTTCCATTGAACaagaagtatatatatatatatagtgccTTTGTTAACTTTATGCTATTGCAGTAATAATTTAAATCGTTTTCTATACAATATTTAGTTTGATCAGATATTAGCTTGTTCACACCAGTTTTGGAATTCTCTTGCTTTTACTAATCAATGAACTAATTACTGGATTGATTTTTTTGTCCGACCGGATCGGATTTGATTTGGATTTGGTAAAGTGATTTTAACTGATCAAACCTTTCTTGAAGGTTTATTAATAAAACCATGCCTTGACAAGGACAAAACGTAGGATCGCAAAAATCTCTTTGAGTAATCTTTCTTCGAATTAAGAATAGTAGTTATTATCACGTTTGTAGTACTTATTATTTGACACATCTGaggtaaaatattttctaaattttattttattataatcattTCCATGCCAAACACTTAGAACCccttatttttgtatttgttttaggGGTAATACAACTTAGGAGATTATAATTGCATAGTGTTATTTAATTGGGATCTTTGTCTGGTTGGAATCCCATGTAAGGGAAGATGGGGTCATCATCACATCCTCTTGCTTTATTGTCACAGTCTATAAGCGTTGTTCCAGAAACATCAACACATTGATGAACCTCTGCAAGATAAACATTGCCACTTCTATCTGGCTCACAAATTATGTCCACATTAACACCTAAAGCTTTTCTGAAAGCTTGTAGTATCCTTCGTGTTGGATATGGATTTCCACTCGCAACAATACCtgacaaaataaaaacacatttatataCTCATATTTAGGATGCTCCTTAAATTagaactaaaaattaattaaattttgtttagtaCGAAGTATAGGATCAGCTGAAGGTCCAAATAAATTAAGTCTTTGATTCAGGAACTATAAGGTCTGTTTAGTGGTAAAATTTGAAAGAGAGATCATGGATTTAACTCCTCCTTCCTACTAACATTTTATAGCTATATAAGGTCGGTTTCAAGAACAACTCAAACCAAAAGAAGGGCTAAGATTTATTGTTCTGTATACTTTTTATGTGTGAAACACAGACATAAACATGAATTTGAACATATTGAATTACCTGCACTCGTCAAGATTTTCTTAAGGTCATTTCTCTTTCTGCTGTTGAGTGCATAAACAATATAATCATTTGGCAACATATTATAGCATGACGCAAACCTTCTCCATTGGTCCCTCCATAATGACTTGCTCTCAATGAAGTTATCAGTTCTTAGATCAGGCCAAAATTTTAGCAGATCATTTTTGTTCACCTCCATCTGCATGTATACAAAGTATAGAAATATTCATCTGGAAAAACTTGAAGTGTCACGTCTATAAGtacgagaaaagaaaaatgaattaaacttCTTTCATCACTTCAACTTTCTTAATAACTTGTCCATAAAAGTTGAGGAGCGACTTATACAGAAAAGCAACAATCAAAATATAGACCCTTAATAACGTTAACAAATTTGAGGtattttttgaagaaaactTGAAACCAAAGACAGAACATGTTATAGCTATGATGTGAATGTATGGGAATGAAAGAAATACTAACAGTGCTATTTGGCAAAGTAAATGgggagggacaatattgcttatCAGGTCCTCCCCTTTGCCTTGGACGAAGGTAGCTAATAGTGAAATATTGGGGAACTATTTCCCTGCAACCACCATCGTGTGTTAAGCAATATGAGTTTGGCCACCTTAAGGCTAATTCAAGGTAATCATATGGGTTGGTATTGAAATATTGTGCTTCACAGTTAAGAATTCCTAAGAACAGGAAAATCAGAAGAAGCTGGCTCATTATGTAACTTTTTGTTCTTCAAGATTTCAATAGAATTGAGTTGTGGTTACATGACCAAATATCCATCCCTTATATAGTCCTCCTCACCTCACTCTTCTTCCATTAGGCCTTTACAAGTTGCTATATTGAAACAACAATTATACTAATGGAACCTacacatattataataaatttttgtgcTTTCGTGACTCATAACAATAAGATGACATCATTCTATTGATTTCTTTCATGTGAGAATCTGAATCCAATTGCTAGTGAGTTTCTTAGAATGGATTCTACGTGAGTTCaacgaaaagaaaagaaaagaaaagtgaacCTGTTGGTCGGAAACTCTTATTACATTTGgtttgtttctttttccttttccaattcatatatatatatatatatatatatatatatatatatatatatatatatatatattacgaaatatagttaatattttattatatataataacttaTTAGCGGATTATATTATATCTCTAATCAgaaattatgatataatatcttataatataataattgattatttaatatatcataCGTATAATACTTGATTATTTTGAagtaataaattgtttttaatataataattgattatctctCATAACTATATTTTTCATTACTATTCATTCAATAGAGATTC is a window of Vigna unguiculata cultivar IT97K-499-35 chromosome 4, ASM411807v1, whole genome shotgun sequence DNA encoding:
- the LOC114181420 gene encoding ribonuclease S-2-like — its product is MSQLLLIFLFLGILNCEAQYFNTNPYDYLELALRWPNSYCLTHDGGCREIVPQYFTISYLRPRQRGGPDKQYCPSPFTLPNSTMEVNKNDLLKFWPDLRTDNFIESKSLWRDQWRRFASCYNMLPNDYIVYALNSRKRNDLKKILTSAGIVASGNPYPTRRILQAFRKALGVNVDIICEPDRSGNVYLAEVHQCVDVSGTTLIDCDNKARGCDDDPIFPYMGFQPDKDPN